The proteins below come from a single Desulfovibrio litoralis DSM 11393 genomic window:
- a CDS encoding carboxymuconolactone decarboxylase family protein yields the protein MLIDWKDLIKNATHAITQLAKGNKKIIDGIKTLEESGATHGALDPKTRELIALAVASTTRCDTCIAIHANAAVEAGATREELVEALGVAIGLNAGAALVFSSRALEAFDSFKK from the coding sequence ATGCTTATTGACTGGAAAGACCTAATAAAAAACGCAACACACGCAATCACACAACTCGCAAAAGGGAATAAAAAAATCATTGATGGTATAAAAACCCTCGAAGAATCAGGAGCAACGCATGGAGCTCTTGATCCAAAAACACGTGAACTTATAGCCCTAGCGGTTGCGAGCACAACCAGATGTGATACTTGTATAGCTATTCATGCTAACGCCGCCGTAGAAGCAGGTGCGACAAGAGAAGAGCTTGTAGAAGCTCTAGGAGTAGCCATTGGCTTAAACGCAGGAGCAGCCCTTGTATTTTCATCTCGTGCGCTGGAAGCCTTTGATTCATTTAAAAAATAG
- a CDS encoding beta-ketoacyl-[acyl-carrier-protein] synthase family protein, whose amino-acid sequence MSYRVVITGIGAVSTLGHNCDEITQALFNGHSGIGIDLDRKSLGFLSPLTGIIKPFTPKYNLQRKQKKTMPDFAQWAYEAVMQALEMSEIALEDLENPQSGIIFGSDSSALAAIVQTDKLLHSKNTTSIGSGLVFQSMTSCISMNLNTLLRTQGACWTISAACSSSGHAVGQAADLIALGKQERVICGGAQEINWQSMCSFDGIGAFSQHVQQPEKASRPFDSKRDGLVPSGGAAAIILERYDAAKKRGAKILGEIIGYGFSSDGENIATPSSSGLGRAMKMALSQGQKSVSDVSYLCAHATSTRVGDAMEATNIKAVFRDTAVPISSLKALTGHELWMSGASQVVYSTLMAKAGFIAANANFIEADKEYSDLNILKENLPYPPKIVLCNAAGFGGTNSSLLIDFNF is encoded by the coding sequence ATGTCATATCGTGTTGTGATTACAGGCATTGGGGCTGTTTCTACTCTTGGTCATAACTGCGACGAGATAACGCAAGCTTTGTTTAACGGACACTCAGGCATAGGCATAGACCTTGATCGAAAGAGCCTTGGTTTTTTGTCTCCTCTTACGGGAATTATTAAACCTTTTACTCCAAAATATAATTTACAACGTAAACAAAAAAAAACAATGCCTGATTTTGCTCAATGGGCTTATGAAGCAGTAATGCAGGCATTAGAGATGAGCGAGATTGCTCTTGAGGATTTAGAAAACCCTCAAAGCGGTATTATTTTTGGTTCTGATTCAAGTGCCTTGGCGGCAATTGTGCAAACAGACAAACTATTGCACTCAAAAAATACTACCAGCATAGGCAGCGGACTTGTTTTTCAAAGTATGACTTCATGTATAAGTATGAACCTAAATACTCTTTTACGCACTCAAGGTGCTTGTTGGACTATTAGTGCCGCATGTTCAAGTAGTGGGCATGCAGTAGGGCAAGCAGCCGATCTGATTGCTTTAGGTAAACAAGAAAGAGTAATTTGCGGTGGAGCTCAAGAAATCAATTGGCAATCTATGTGTAGTTTTGATGGGATTGGTGCGTTTTCTCAGCATGTTCAACAACCGGAAAAGGCATCTCGTCCTTTTGATTCTAAAAGAGATGGTCTTGTCCCTAGTGGAGGAGCGGCGGCAATAATACTTGAACGATATGACGCTGCTAAAAAACGTGGTGCAAAAATTTTAGGTGAAATTATAGGATATGGCTTTTCTTCCGACGGAGAAAATATAGCAACTCCAAGCTCAAGTGGACTTGGAAGAGCTATGAAAATGGCTTTATCTCAAGGTCAAAAGTCTGTTTCAGATGTGTCTTACTTGTGTGCTCACGCCACCTCAACAAGGGTTGGCGACGCCATGGAAGCGACAAATATTAAAGCTGTGTTTCGAGATACTGCCGTTCCTATATCTTCTCTTAAAGCACTGACAGGACATGAACTTTGGATGTCTGGTGCCTCGCAAGTTGTATACTCGACATTAATGGCAAAAGCGGGATTTATTGCTGCGAATGCTAACTTTATAGAAGCAGATAAAGAATATTCCGATCTGAATATTCTAAAGGAAAATTTGCCGTATCCTCCAAAAATTGTTCTCTGTAATGCAGCAGGCTTTGGCGGAACAAATTCTTCCTTATTGATAGACTTTAATTTTTAA